The Salvia miltiorrhiza cultivar Shanhuang (shh) chromosome 2, IMPLAD_Smil_shh, whole genome shotgun sequence DNA window TAAAGGATTAAGTTTGATAGGTCAAAATTATTAGAAAATTGGAGAACGATACAATGAAAGCAGCATTGAAGGGCAGGACTCGCTCATCTCTATTTAAAATGTAACCTTATTCGCTACATAAGAAAGACAATCTTAAGATTCTAGAGATATATTTACAAACACCACTTAactacaaattaaaaataaaataaccatCGGTTTTACAAGaacaaaatcaaacaaaaaacaGAAccagaaaatattttaattggaAAAATCATCATACTCTGTCTGGAACACAATTCTTCATGGCACTTTGACAATGCAAGGAACTGAAGAAACTTTTGATGCTTTTGCTGCTTCGCGACAAGTTGTGCCGACGCAAGAGATAAAGCAATCTCAGGGCCTCTAGTTGTTGTCCAATGTTTAGCTAGTGTGTCAACAATTGATTTACTTATCCTGGTAAATACATTtgtctctccctctctttcgAATGCCCTTGAATTTTTCAGTTTGTCAAGAACACCATCAACCTGCCCAGATAACAGAAAATCATGGAAAAGCTGACTTAGTAAAGCTTCCGATTCCTCATCTTGTGGGCTTCGACGGGCAACTCCTGTTAAGCCTGCCCTTTGCCTGTCACCCGCATCCCAAACTTCTGAACTAGCTCTTCTTGGAGCGATATTCCCAGCAATAGAAAAGTTTCTTCTCTCCTCCTGTAAAGATCGATCATTGGAACTGCCTTTACGTGACAGACTTCTTTCAGGTGGTTCAACGCCACCAAGTACAACTGCCCTCTCAGGTATCGCCCAAACTCCTGCTTTCTCAGTGAGCACAACCCAAGCTCCATCTTGACTGTCATCAATAGCAGGAAAGACTGAAGCATCAAGAACTTTTCCGGCATCATGAGGCAGGTCAAACTGATAAAGTTTGGTTGAGTTCATCCAGTAGTGGGAGACTGTTGCGGTACCATCACCAGAAAGTATAAAAGCAGAGCCAGCTGGCTTGCCACCTACCTTCAATCTCATAGAGAACAAAAATTCCTCATCCTCTACTCTTGCTTTAGGTACAATCACTTGGATAGGTGCCTTTTTCTCCAAAATTGTCTCACCAATATCAACACCAGATTTATATTGCATGGTCAGAAGAGAGTACTCAGTGTAGCTTGAACTGGTGACCCGATCCTTGCACAAGATAGCAACAAGAACAGTTATTACCTTGCCATCAGCATCAATATCCAAATCAAGAGGCCAAATTTTCTTTTGGCCAGCAAGATCCTTCTGGATACCAAGATCACCATCAGTCCCAATTATTTCATGTGACCAAAGCTCCGACACATTAAACTCTGCTGAAAGTTCCAATGCAAAGCATCGTATCTCATGATTAGTAAGTAGAAGGAACTGTCTGGTAGTATCATCTGATGAATGACTAAAAGTGTGCCAAATCAACGACCTAGGGTATCCATTACTTGCCACAAGTTGGCTACTATCAACTCCAGGAGAAAATGTACTTGACATGCCATGCTTAATTTGTTTAGGCTCAATACCAGTTGGGGTGCATAAGAATCTACAGAGCACACCATCAGAACTACATGCTAGAGCAATGCAGCTATTGGTGGCAGAAGGGATAGCTGAAGCAATCAAAGAATTGATGGAATAATTTTGACGTATAACACAAGTGAGTGGTGGAACCCTATTAGCATTATATATATCTGGCCAGAAAACTAGAGTGCGAGTCTTCTTATTGCACATTACAATTCCAGCAGAACTGGACTGTTGAGTTACCTTGCTGCCAGTTTTCTTTGAGCCGTCCCAGTTGATAAGACAAACTAAccaattattattctgagaatAACCTTTCCCCATCTCTCCATTTTCTGATGTGACGGAAGTGAGGTCAAGGATAATGCATTTTCTTGAAGCAGCAGTCAATAAGTGATTCCAGATAAAAAGTTTGTTTCCACAAATGATCCAAGCAAAAGATGTCGCCTTGTCCATTCCACCAGAGATGGATGTATCAGCTGCGAGAAGGCTAGTATTAGGAATCAATATCATACaaatgaaataaatcaataacaaTATGTATTCAGGGACTAAGTTTGCTGGACCAACCAGGAACACGGTTCTGTGATGATATGATTTGAGCATCACGTACTTCTTGAGGGAACTCCCCAATATAGACAGGCCTGTGTGCCTCATCACCACTGTCACTTTTTCTCACAGGCGGGATTCTGAGTATTTTAACAACAACGTCCATTCAGTCAGTTGCTGAATATCTTGAGATTATTTTTCCCTCAACTAGCAGATGAGAAAAAGATCCATATCGAGCTccatatattttatttcatcaaaAGGACAATGTTGATATTGATATGTCACTTAAATTGAATACATAGAGATCACATTCATTGGTATCCAATAAAAATTGCAAGTCCACACTCCAGCCTTGCATTTCTAACAAACATCCAGTTTAAACTACGAACCTACTTGTGAGATTCAGAATGTTTAAAAGCATTTTCTGATAATTACTTTggccttttttcttctttttgtggAAGGCAAAGTAGATTTATGGATTGTATTGTTTATTGAAAATAGTACCTACTGCAAACTGGTTTGGCTTTCTAAACCTGCTGTTCTTTAGAGTACTTTTATAGTTCTCAGATTGCTATAAATGATGGAAAACTATGATCGAAACAAGGCTATCATCAATGAGTTAAACAAAGAGTCAACTTATAGGCTGGCAGTTTTTCCAAAATAAGGTATCAAGCATGCTAAGTATCAGTAACGTCCACCAACTGGATCAGTTCTCTTCTACACAAAGTTAACCAAACAAACTGAAAAATCAGCAATCACttgagaaaatatattaaatcgCATCAGCATTATAGTGCGCACGACACGCACACTCACACACACCATCTGAAGTATCGAATTCCGTCTTAATCGACGCTACACATTGAGTTATACTTAGCCCCCGCACCTCAGGAGTCAGGAGTTGTACCTTCCTCTAACATCAACAAAACCAAATGACATCGCAAAGACAACACGCGAGGCTAGGAATGCATCACTGCTACCAAGAGCAACAATTGACGggggaaaatgaataaattcagaGAAATACGGTGGGAACAGCACCTGGCGAGAACGGAAAGGCGAGAGGCCCAAGGGGCAGGGGTGCCGGTGGCGGGGCGATTGGGGACGGCGGGGCTGTCGAGCAACGGCCTCCGGTTCTCGGCGAGCGGCGTGGATACTTCGTCTCTCCGATCGAATGCATTTTTACGAGCACTTAAGCCGGATTTCTTCGCGGGAGGAGAGAACATTGCTCGTGGTAGGATCTCAAGAGTTGGGAGATTGAGAATTAATTGGGGTTTAGGGTTTTTGGTTCATATTATGAAGGAGAAGAGCGCACTTTCAATTTGTTTTTGAATTTTGGTGCATGTGACGTGGAGGGCATTCTTGTCAATCCATTCTTCAACGGTAATTCAATTTacttaatttatgaaaatatttactaCTTATTTgtagtaaataaaaataaaaataaaaataaaagaaatagttaaaattaaaaaaaaaaaaaaaaaacatgatatcatttattttccctttaaaaacataaaaataaaaataaataaataaatatatagaaataaagtaatattttcaataaataaatacaaatcgGAGATTGATGATAAATCATCTCGTATATTTTTGAATTGGAAACCGTGAAGTATGGTATCAACTGAGTATCGCATCATTGAAGTGAATAAAATTATTAGGAGGTGAATAAAGCTATTAAGGTATAGATTGTATTAATTAGTTTTACTCATCGTTAAGGTGAATAAAGCTATTAGGATAGAGATTTTAGGAGGTGAATTAAGCCATTAAGTATTAACTAGTTCTACACACCTCAAGTTTGATCTTTTACGATAATTTTTAGTACGGTATGACCAGTATACCGAGATTTTAATATGTTTCCCCAGCCCTACATCACGCAATggtatttttatactccctccgtcccgctaaagttggcaacattcgtttcggcacggagattaagaaattgagtgttatatgttttaatagagtgtggcctacaattgttgaccaaattagtgagtaattgttgacttaattaaagtaattttggtatttttagaaagtggcctacaattgttgaccaaattagtgagtaattgttgacttaattaaagtaaacttttgccatttttagaaagtggccaactttagtgggacacccaaaatagaaatgttgccaactttaatgggacggagggagtatcatattATTGTAAGTCTCTTCAAATTATTTACTCAAAAGTTTCGAGAAAGAGTACATGTCTATATCCATCTCtgttcattttataaaattagaaCTTTCTTGTCTCACCATGCGCCACAATCTCCTAAAgcatagaagaaaaaaaatacactaCACAAAAAAGAATACAGTAAAAAATAATGTATATTCAAAAGGTATTAGATAAATATGAATAACATAGATAGCTAGTTCACCACAAATTAAGTCTCAccggaaaaagaagaaaattatttatatactgGTGTATAGTAACTAAACATAGTGCACTCATTTACTTACATTTTATTGCTATATATACCACATTTGGCACTAATGTGATCAAAAGCAGAAATAACATTTTCTCCTGTAAATTTGATTGGTTTGTGCTATATAAAATCCGAGCCGTCGTGGAAGTGCTGCAAGTCTGGATGTAATCCTCCTCCAGATCTTGGTGGATTTCTGCATACATTCATGTATTCATcactttaaaataagtttaggcAAACACCCTCATAGTCATGGACAGTTGGACTCTACCAAAGAGTAAATCATTCATGCTAATATAATCATGCTAATATAATCTGTGACGTGTACTTATTACTCAACTAGACAACGAATCAGTGTAAACTACCTGGTAAATCGACCAGGCTCAAAGCCAGGTACATTAGGAGGTCCATATGGATCAAAGCGGGCACCCGGGGGTACACCTCTGTAGGATAAATGTGTTAGACCAGCAAGAAATACATATGATCATATAAGCAAGCTGTCAGAGATAAAGAAAGCAAGAGAAGGGTAACTCACGGTAGACCTCCAGGAAATCCGGGTCCACGAGTTTGATCCCCAAAGAACCGTGGATCTTGAGGACCTGCAAACACATGATGAAAAGTAAGACTAGCAGAATAAGTGCTATTTCGTATTATACATGCAATAGATACCAGATACGTACCAACCAACATGCTTCCACCTCCAAAATCACCCCTGTAAGAGAAGTTTAAATGAATTTTGCCAATAAATAAATGCGAAATTCAATGTCACAAATAAGAACTTGAAAGCATCCAAATATAACAAGTAGTAGCAAATGCAAACCTGGAAGGGTACATTCCAGCCCCTGGGCCAGGAAAGAGGTCACTGCCACCAAAACCAGGTATAGGTGGAACAGCATACCTACATAGTGATGTATAGAAAAGTTAATTGAAAATGTAAGAAAATAGTACCTctgaagataaaaataaaaaataaataaagcttTTAAGGGTGTGCAAAACTCTAGCAAGTGTTCTAACCAACTTCAAATTCATCGTACATTCAGTTTCATGTTGCTATTGAAGAACATGAAAAGTAAAAATGGATCTCCTAAAAGGAAGGGGAACTtttagggtgtgttctctttatTTGAAATCTCCTTCCAAATCCCTCCTTTTAAATCTCCTAAAacaatttttttcctttcaaatCCCTCCTTTGTTTTCCTTCATTTCCTATAAAAGTGAAATTCACCTTCTCTTATTCCTCCAAGGAGGGATAATACTATCAAACCAATAcctcataataatattatccatcattgaagtgaaaaagaaaaataagaaatggtgaaattcacttttatagaaaatgagggGAAAAAAAATGAGGATTCTaaagggagatttttttttttttttcatctccTTTTCTTGagataaattcacaaccaaagagaacTTATGTAGCTGTTAAGTACATTTACTGTAGCTTCATGAGAGGAACTTATATACGGTCTTAGAAAATTGCAAACGTCCATTACAGAATCTAAAGTAAGAAGATCCGATCATTTAAACGTATTGGGGGGAAGTgataaataaattacaattacTCTATGTGAGGTTAACCAAACTGCAGAATCAACTATCCTACCACCAAAAATCATATAGGCTAGAACGCCAAAGCAAGTGGATCAGGAAAATTACCCAGGAGCAGGATGCATGGGCGCGTAAGGGCCTTGTGTGTCAGGTCCTACCCTGAGCtcatctctttcttctcttaAACTTGACTCTGCACTGCAATAACATAACAAAGCAACTTAAGAAACAGATACATGAGGCAATCATATAATCCTGAAATAAACTAGAGCAAGACTATGCCCTCCATAATGGAGAAAGCAAATGATTTGTGCCAAATATTCAGGAGTAATGGGCTAAGGGCAGCTTAAAAGCACGGGCAAATTCAATTCAACCATCTCTTACAAATACCAAGTGTAGCACAAATAAAATGGACAATGCTTTGTCACGGACACTCGCACTCGCACAGTTACAATTGAATCAAGTAAAGAGCAATGATTAACCAATATAATTGAGTACCTAGAGCTTTTAGCTGATGAGCTTGAAGCTGAAGCAGCATCcaatttgtttaaaatttcCTTGTTAACATTTTCCACCAGCTTCCCCAAATTCTTGAACTGTGAAGCATAATttgtcccaccatcctcttgaACATACTCACCAGCACTACAAACCCACACACTCGCATAGTTAGTCGAACGCATCGTTTATACATAAGCAAACATAATATCAAAACCCTTATACTTCATTCAACTTACTCCAGTTCAAGATGTAGAGGCTCACAGCCTCCTTCCTTGAGAACATCAACAAGCAATTTATCATTCATTACAAGGCACTTGACCAGAACCTTTTTCGAACCCTTCTCCGAGTTCGAGTACACGAACGCATAATTATCTTCAACATCGTTCCAAGTATCCATCCCAACTTCATCTGTGCAAAATCACATCCAAACAACAGAAAACAAATCCACATATGAAATATTGGGGGAAACAACATTCCAAATCCAAAACAAATTTAGTGAGTGCTCAATTTATCGGAAAGCGGAAAACGAttccaaaaccctaaaataGTACAATTCCAGTAAATTACCTTCGCAGGATACGGAAAGAGCGTCGTCGGCGAAAGCGGGAGGACCGGTGGCGTGGAGGACGTATCCGGCAGCAACAAAGGCTGCGTGCACGGCGTATGCCGCCTTATCAAAGGCGGTGCGAAATTGAGGCCGCGCCGCCCGTATCACCGCCATAATAGACTGCTCCGTCGCCATAATCTGAGTTTCGGTAGTTTTCTGGTGTTGCTAGAACCTAGTGTAAAGGCTAAAATACTCgctcactttcttcttcttcaaggtTAACAATATGAAatccacctatatatatatatatatatatatattaaagcaaaataaatcatatggTATTGTACAATCACtcaattctaattttcctcaattttatttatttttttaaattttaatcaatttttatatctaaaaaccattaaaaatctaaaaatcatgatatatttaagaactaaatatctaaaaaatccttatatatataaatatttcaacaaaataaattctatcatGCGTGTCATCGtacaatcactccattctaattttcttcaattctcattcattcttatttttttctaaataagaaaataattttttacagTGCgtttacttttattaaaaaaaaaaaaaaaaagagga harbors:
- the LOC131009549 gene encoding LOW QUALITY PROTEIN: nuclear pore complex protein NUP133 (The sequence of the model RefSeq protein was modified relative to this genomic sequence to represent the inferred CDS: deleted 3 bases in 3 codons) — translated: MFSPPAKKSGLSARKNAFDRRDEVSTPLAENRRPLLDSPAVPNRPATGTPAPWASRLSVLARIPPVRKSDSGDEAHRPVYIGEFPQEVRDAQIISSQNRVPADTSISGGMDKATSFAWIICGNKLFIWNHLLTAASRKCIILDLTSVTSENGEMGKGYSQNNNWLVCLINWDGSKKTGSKVTQQSSSAGIVMCNKKTRTLVFWPDIYNANRVPPLTCVIRQNYSINSLIASAIPSATNSCIALACSSDGVLCRFLCTPTGIEPKQIKHGMSSTFSPGVDSSQLVASNGYPRSLIWHTFSHSSDDTTRQFLLLTNHEIRCFALELSAEFNVSELWSHEIIGTDGDLGIQKDLAGQKKIWPLDLDIDADGKVITVLVAILCKDRVTSSSYTEYSLLTMQYKSGVDIGETILEKKAPIQVIVPKARVEDEEFLFSMRLKVGGKPAGSAFILSGDGTATVSHYWMNSTKLYQFDLPHDAGKVLDASVFPAIDDSQDGAWVVLTEKAGVWAIPERAVVLGGVEPPERSLSRKGSSNDRSLQEERRNFSIAGNIAPRRASSEVWDAGDRQRAGLTGVARRSPQDEESEALLSQLFHDFLLSGQVDGVLDKLKNSRAFEREGETNVFTRISKSIVDTLAKHWTTTRGPEIALSLASAQLVAKQQKHQKFLQFLALSKCHEELCSRQRESMQTIMEHGEKLAGMIQMRELQNTISHESTSRLGSSYGSDAQTSGALWDLIQLVGERARRNTVLLMDRDNAEVFYSKVSDLEEVFHCLEKQLKDVIISEDMPAPVKFRRVCELSSACVMLFHAAFQYKSEYRLWYPPPEGLTPWYAKSVVWSGLWSVASIMLQLLNEANRLDGSEKFDFYSNLELLTEVLLESYSTAITAKPERKEDHRTLLEEYWTRRDALLDALYNQVKSFVEAKLQDEENKEQYNDTLMTLSSKLLSIAKRHEAYRTMWSIYCDLDDSELLHNLMHESMGPKGGFSCFVFKQLYESKQLSKLMRLGEEFQDELATFLKLHPDLLWLHEVFLHQFSSASETLHALSVSKDDRPVSSMEDAGATGSRCQLSLASRKHFLNLAKISAMAGRDAGYELKVKRIDADLRILQLQEEILRLLPDEEKQLVGEKLLPLTDLIELCLKIQHPELSLRAFDLFSWATASFLRNNTSLLEECWRNAANQDNWGKLYQRSMTEGWSDESTMEELKETVLFQASSKCYGPDAETSDGSRFDEVLPLRLESSDHPDSKYASSSVEAVLMQHKDYPEAGKLMLTALMLGSVWGSSSTPPSVMDYEGSSPMK
- the LOC131009550 gene encoding probable proteasome inhibitor — translated: MATEQSIMAVIRAARPQFRTAFDKAAYAVHAAFVAAGYVLHATGPPAFADDALSVSCEDEVGMDTWNDVEDNYAFVYSNSEKGSKKVLVKCLVMNDKLLVDVLKEGGCEPLHLELDAGEYVQEDGGTNYASQFKNLGKLVENVNKEILNKLDAASASSSSAKSSSAESSLREERDELRVGPDTQGPYAPMHPAPGYAVPPIPGFGGSDLFPGPGAGMYPSRGDFGGGSMLVGPQDPRFFGDQTRGPGFPGGLPGVPPGARFDPYGPPNVPGFEPGRFTRNPPRSGGGLHPDLQHFHDGSDFI